Proteins encoded in a region of the Arvicanthis niloticus isolate mArvNil1 chromosome 16, mArvNil1.pat.X, whole genome shotgun sequence genome:
- the Casp3 gene encoding caspase-3, whose product MENNKTSVDSKSFNNFEVKTIHGSKSMDSGIYLDSSYKMDYPEMGVCVIINNKNFHKSTGMASRSGTDVDAANLRETFMGLKYEVRNKNDLTREEIMELMDSVSKEDHSKRSSFVCVILSHGDEGVIFGTNGPVDLKKLTSFFRGDYCRSLTGKPKLFIIQACRGTELDCGIETDSGTDEDMACQKIPVEADFLYAYSTAPGYYSWRNSKDGSWFIQSLCAMLKLYAHKLEFMHILTRVNRKVATEFESFSLDSTFHAKKQIPCIVSMLTKELYFYH is encoded by the exons ATGGAGAACAACAAAACCTCAGTGGATTCAAAATCCTTTAATAATTTTGAAGt AAAGACCATACATGGAAGCAAGTCGATGGACTCTGGAATCTATCTGGACAGTAGTTACAAAATGGATTATCCTGAAATGGGCGTATgtgtaataattaataataagaaTTTCCATAAAAGCACTG GAATGGCATCTCGCTCTGGTACGGATGTGGATGCAGCCAACCTCAGAGAGACATTCATGGGCCTGAAATACGAAGTCAGGAATAAAAATGACCTGACTCGTGAAGAAATTATGGAATTGATGGATAGCG TGTCTAAGGAAGATCATAGCAAAAGGAGCAGCTTTGTCTGTGTGATTCTAAGCCATGGTGACGAAGGAGTGATTTTTGGAACAAATGGGCCTGTTGACCTGAAGAAATTAACTAGTTTCTTCAGAGGCGACTACTGCCGGAGTCTGACTGGAAAGCCGAAACTCTTCATCATTCAG GCCTGCCGGGGTACGGAGCTGGACTGTGGCATTGAGACAGACAGTGGAACTGACGAGGATATGGCATGCCAGAAGATACCAGTGGAGGCCGACTTCCTGTATGCTTATTCTACAGCACCTG GTTACTATTCCTGGAGAAATTCAAAGGACGGGTCGTGGTTCATCCAGTCACTGTGTGCCATGCTGAAGCTGTACGCTCACAAGCTTGAGTTTATGCACATTCTCACCCGTGTTAACCGGAAGGTGGCGACGGAGTTTGAGTCCTTCTCCCTGGACTCCACTTTCCACGCTAAGAAACAGATCCCGTGTATTGTGTCTATGCTCACAAAAGAACTGTACTTTTATCACTAA